The Corynebacterium sphenisci DSM 44792 genome includes the window ACCCGGCGGTGGCCGCCGAGGCCGGAATCGGCCCGGCCGAGCCGGGCCGGCCCCGGCTGGTCTTCCTCGGCCGCTTCGACGAGCCCCGCAAGGGCCTCGGCGTGCTGCTCGACGCGCTGCCGGGGATCCGGGCGGCGCATCCCGGGGTGGAGGTGGTCGTCGTCGGCGACGGGGAGCTGGAGGCGGCGGTGCGCCGCGCCGGCCGGCATGCCGAGGCGCTGCGCTTCGTCGGCCGGGTCCCGGAACGGGCCAAGGCCGCGGTGCTGGCCTCCGCGGACGTCTACGTCGCCCCGCAGCGCGGCGGGGAGAGCTTCGGCATCGTGCTGGTGGAGGCGATGGCCGCCGGCGCCGCGGTGGTCGCCAGCGATCTGGACGCCTTCCGGCTGGTGCTCGGCGAGGGGGCGCACGGGGAGCTGTTCCGCAACGGCGACGCCGCGGATCTGGCCCGGGCGGTGCGCGGGGTGCTCGACGATCCGGACCGCCGGGCGGCGCTGGTCGCCGCCGGGCACGCCCGGGCGCGCGACTACGACTGGTCCGCGATCGCGGACCGGGTGCTGCAGGTCTACGACACCGTCCGCGGGGACGGGGAGAAGGTGCGGGTGGGTTGACGATGGTGCATATCCCGGTATGGGCCCTGCTGGCCGCGATCCTGGTGGTCGCCCTGGCCATCCTGGCGCTGCTGGCGTCCTCCATGGCGCAGCGGCTCAACCGCATGCACGTGCGCTGCGATCTGGCCCGGGCCTCCCTGGAGGCCGCCCTGGGCCGGCGGGCCGCGGTGACCCGGGCGGCCTTCCCGGAGCTGGCCGGGCTCGCCGGGGCCGCGGAGGCGCTGCCGCTGACCGCCGCGGAGCCCGGCCCGCGCGCCGATGCGGAGAACCGGCTCGCCGCGGCGCTCTCCGCCGCCCTGGACGAGGCCGGGGCGGCGGTGCCCGCCCCGGTGGCCCTGGAGGTCAACGACGCGCGCACCCGGGTGGACCTGGCCCGCCGCTTCTACAATGACGCGGTCACCGACACCCGGGCGCTGCGCCGGCGGCGGCTGGTGCGCGCCCTGCGCCTGGCGGGCACCGCGCCCAGCCCGGAGTACTTCGACATCGTCGCCCGCCCCGGCTCCTAGGGACTTGTACCGGGCGGTCTACTATTGTCGGTGACCACCGGGGCCCGGGCGCCGGCCACGCCGCCGCCCGGGTCCGCCGACACACCCGAGACATGGGAGAAGCCTGCGTTGACCACCTCCGAAAACACCACCGGCCAGGGCACCGCCCGCGTCAAGCGCGGACTCGCCGAGATGCTCAAGGGCGGCGTCATCATGGACGTCGTCACCCCGGAGCAGGCGCGGATCGCCGAGGACGCCGGGGCCACCGCGGTGATGGCCCTGGAGCGGGTGCCCGCCGACATCCGCGCCCAGGGCGGCGTGTCCCGGATGTCCGACCCGGACATGATCGACGGGATCATCGAGGCGGTGTCCATCCCGGTGATGGCCAAGGCCCGGATCGGCCACTTCGTGGAGGCCCAGGTGCTGGCCTCGCTGGGGGTGGACTTCATCGACGAGTCCGAGGTGCTCACCCCCGCCGACTACGCCAACCACATCGACAAGTTCGCCTTCGAGGTGCCCTTCGTCTGCGGGGCCACCAACCTCGGCGAGGCGCTGCGCCGGATCAACGAGGGCGCGGCGATGATCCGCTCCAAGGGCGAGGCCGGCACCGGCGACGTGTCCAATGCGGTGACCCACATGCGCACCATCCGCGCCGAGATCAACCGGCTGCGCTCCATGGCCCCCGATGAGCTCTACGTCGCCGCCAAGGAGCTGCAGGCCCCCTACGAGCTGGTCCGGGAGGTCGCCGAGGCCGGCCGGCTGCCGGTGGTGCTGTTCACCGCCGGCGGGATCGCCACCCCCGCCGATGCCGCGATGATGATGCAGCTCGGCGCCGAGGGCGTCTTCGTCGGCTCCGGGATCTTCAAGTCCGGCGACCCCGAGCGCCGGGCCAAGGCCATCGTCCGGGCCACCCAGAACTACGACGACCCGGAGGTCGTCGCCGAGGTCTCCCGGGGCCTGGGCGAGGCGATGGTCGGCATCAACGTCGACGACATCCCCGCCCCGCACCGCCTCGCCGAGCGGGGCTGGTAGGCGACCATGGCCGATATCCAGCGCGTGCTCGACCTGGAGCGCATCGACCGGGACATCTTCCGCGGCCCGGTGATCGAGTCGGTGCTGCAGCGCACCTTCGGCGGCCAGGTCGCCGGGCAGGCGCTGGTCGCGGCCACCCGCACCGTCGGCGAGGGCTTCGCGGTGCACTCCCTGCACGCCTACTTCGTCGGCCCCGGCCGGCCGCATATCCCCACCGTGTTCGTGGTGGACCGGATCCGCGACGGCCGCTCCTTCATCGCCCGGCACGTTAAGGCGGTGCAGGACGGGCGCACCATCTTCGCCATGCAGGCCAGCTTCCACCGGGAGGGCGACACCGGGATCGAGCACTCCGACCAGATGCGCGCCGTGCCGGACCCGGAGGACGTGGTGATGGACACCTCCGGGATGACCCGGACCCGCCGGCTGCTGCTGCGGGAATGGTCGGACTGGGACATCCGGGTGGTCGACGCCGACGACTACCGGCACAACCCGTACACCGCCTCCCAGCAGGTGGTGTGGTTCCGCTCCAAGGCGGCGCTGCCGGACGACCCCACCTTCCACGTGTGCACCCTGGCGTACATGTCGGACATGACCCTGCTGTCCTCGGCCCTGGTGCCGCATCCCGGGGTGGAGGTGCAGGAGGCCAGCCTGGACCACGCGATGTGGTTCCTGCGGCCCTTCCGGGCCGATGAGTGGCTGCTCTACGACCAGGTCTCGCCCTCGGCGCACGCCGGCCGGGCGTTGACCCACGGCCGGATCTTCAACCGGGCCGGGGATCTCGTCGCGGTGGTCACCCAGGAGGGGCTCACCCGGCACCTGGCGCCGGGGGTGGACCCGGTGCCGCACGACCCGGGCGCGGCCGGGTGAGCGCCCCGGTCATCGGGGTGCTCGCCCTGCAGGGCGGCGTCGCCGAGCACCAGCGGGTACTCGACCGGCTCGGCGTGGCGCATCGCCGGGTGCGCCGGCCGGCGGATCTGGCCGATCTCGCCGGGATCATCCTGCCCGGGGGCGAATCCACCACCATCTCCCGGCTGCTGCGCACCGAGGGCCTGGCCGGGCCCCTGGCCGCGGCGCTGGCCGGGGGTCTGCCCGCCTTCGGCACCTGCGCCGGGATGATCCTGCTGGCCGAGGAGGTCCTCGACACCCGCCCGGACGCGGTGCGCCTGGGCGCGCTGCCGGTGACCGTGCGCCGCAACGCCTTCGGGCGCCAGGCCCAGTCCTTCGAGGCCGATCTCGCCGTCCGCGGGGTGGCCGGGGAGGTGCACGCCGTGTTCATCCGGGCCCCGCAGGTCACCGCGGTCGGCCCGGGGGTGGAGGTGCTCGCCCGGGTGCCGGCCGGCCATGGCCCGCATTCCGGGGCGGTGGTCGCGGTGCGCCATGGCGCGGTGCTGGCGACCAGCTTCCACCCGGAGTGCGCGCCGGGGGAGGACCGGCTGCACCGGCTCTTCCTCACCGGATGCGCCGGGATCGACCTGCCGGCGGCCGCGGGCGAAACCGGGCGGTAACACCCCCCGGCTATAGTGGGGCCGGATTTGACCGGCTTCGACGAGGGAGTTGATTTCGCTTATGGCAGGCCACTCGAAATGGGCGACCACCAAGCACAAGAAGGCCGCCAACGACGCCAAGCGGGGCAAGCAGTTCGCCCGCCTGGTGAAGAACATCGAGGTGGCGGCGCGCACCGGCGGCGGGGATCCGGCCGCCAACCCGACGCTCTACGACGCGATCCAGA containing:
- a CDS encoding acyl-CoA thioesterase, whose amino-acid sequence is MADIQRVLDLERIDRDIFRGPVIESVLQRTFGGQVAGQALVAATRTVGEGFAVHSLHAYFVGPGRPHIPTVFVVDRIRDGRSFIARHVKAVQDGRTIFAMQASFHREGDTGIEHSDQMRAVPDPEDVVMDTSGMTRTRRLLLREWSDWDIRVVDADDYRHNPYTASQQVVWFRSKAALPDDPTFHVCTLAYMSDMTLLSSALVPHPGVEVQEASLDHAMWFLRPFRADEWLLYDQVSPSAHAGRALTHGRIFNRAGDLVAVVTQEGLTRHLAPGVDPVPHDPGAAG
- a CDS encoding NUDIX hydrolase; the protein is MVHIPVWALLAAILVVALAILALLASSMAQRLNRMHVRCDLARASLEAALGRRAAVTRAAFPELAGLAGAAEALPLTAAEPGPRADAENRLAAALSAALDEAGAAVPAPVALEVNDARTRVDLARRFYNDAVTDTRALRRRRLVRALRLAGTAPSPEYFDIVARPGS
- the pdxS gene encoding pyridoxal 5'-phosphate synthase lyase subunit PdxS — protein: MTTSENTTGQGTARVKRGLAEMLKGGVIMDVVTPEQARIAEDAGATAVMALERVPADIRAQGGVSRMSDPDMIDGIIEAVSIPVMAKARIGHFVEAQVLASLGVDFIDESEVLTPADYANHIDKFAFEVPFVCGATNLGEALRRINEGAAMIRSKGEAGTGDVSNAVTHMRTIRAEINRLRSMAPDELYVAAKELQAPYELVREVAEAGRLPVVLFTAGGIATPADAAMMMQLGAEGVFVGSGIFKSGDPERRAKAIVRATQNYDDPEVVAEVSRGLGEAMVGINVDDIPAPHRLAERGW
- a CDS encoding glycosyltransferase family 4 protein, with the translated sequence MRIGMVCPYSFDYPGGVQAHAIDLCAELRRRGHEVSLIGPAGRDAEVPGFVVRGGAAVPIPYNGSVARLAFGPRTAYRVRRWIRRGDFDVLHIHEPNSPSWSMLALAQATGPVVATYHSAAERSRLLRLALPALRPLLERIRGGIAVSDVARRWQVEQLGGDPVLIPNGVRVADYERAPGLADPAVAAEAGIGPAEPGRPRLVFLGRFDEPRKGLGVLLDALPGIRAAHPGVEVVVVGDGELEAAVRRAGRHAEALRFVGRVPERAKAAVLASADVYVAPQRGGESFGIVLVEAMAAGAAVVASDLDAFRLVLGEGAHGELFRNGDAADLARAVRGVLDDPDRRAALVAAGHARARDYDWSAIADRVLQVYDTVRGDGEKVRVG
- the pdxT gene encoding pyridoxal 5'-phosphate synthase glutaminase subunit PdxT translates to MSAPVIGVLALQGGVAEHQRVLDRLGVAHRRVRRPADLADLAGIILPGGESTTISRLLRTEGLAGPLAAALAGGLPAFGTCAGMILLAEEVLDTRPDAVRLGALPVTVRRNAFGRQAQSFEADLAVRGVAGEVHAVFIRAPQVTAVGPGVEVLARVPAGHGPHSGAVVAVRHGAVLATSFHPECAPGEDRLHRLFLTGCAGIDLPAAAGETGR